One genomic region from Ochotona princeps isolate mOchPri1 chromosome 5, mOchPri1.hap1, whole genome shotgun sequence encodes:
- the TM4SF20 gene encoding transmembrane 4 L6 family member 20, producing the protein MTCCEGWTSCNGFSLLVLLLLGVVFNAVPLIFNLVEEDEGLKNPISCFEWWFPGIIGAGVMVIPATTMSLAARKRACCNNRTGMFLSSLFNVITIIGAVYCMLVSIQALCKGPLICNYQGNGTAACEFSFRNFSDIQLESLNLQWFFDDSCIPTASHTSSGSDGRMQGLHFDSEENKHRILHLAVFIALLLVGILEALCGLSQIVIGFLGCLCGVSRRRSQIV; encoded by the exons ATGACCTGCTGTGAGGGTTGGACATCCTGCAATGGATTCTCTCTGCTGGTGCTACTTCTCTTGGGAGTAGTCTTCAATGCAGTACCTCTGATTTTCAACTTAGTTGAGGAAGATGAAGGTTTAAAAAATCCCATCTCTTGCTTTGAGTGGTGGTTCCCAGGAATTATCGGAGCGGGTGTGATG GTCATTCCAGCAACAACAATGTCCTTGGCAGCGAGAAAAAGAGCATGCTGCAACAACAGAACCGGG ATGTTTCTTTCATCACTTTTCAATGTAATCACAATCATCGGGGCAGTGTACTGCATGTTGGTATCGATTCAGGCTCTCTGCAAAGGACCTCTCATTTGTAACTACCAAGGCAATGGTACTGCCGCTTGTGAATTTTCATTCAGAAATTTCAG CGATATTCAACTAGAATCCCTCAACCTCCAGTGGTTCTTCGATGATTCCTGCATACCTACTGCCAGTCACACAAGCTCGGGAAGCGACGGCAGAATGCAGGGCTTGCACTTCGATTCTGAAGAGAATAAACACAGGATCCTCCACCTGGCAGTATTTATCGCTCTCCTGCTAGTCGGGATTCTGGAGGCCCTGTGTGGACTGAGTCAGATTGTCATTGGCTTCCTTGGTTGTCTGTGTGGAGTCTCTAGGCGAAGAAGTCAAATTGTGTAG